A genomic stretch from Solanum stenotomum isolate F172 chromosome 8, ASM1918654v1, whole genome shotgun sequence includes:
- the LOC125874245 gene encoding bifunctional monodehydroascorbate reductase and carbonic anhydrase nectarin-3-like, whose translation MNMATITKMLFISFAFLSSAFLARSGEVDDESEFSYVENAENGPANWSNIHPNWIKCKTGKMQSPIDFPNNKVEIVSNLGILQKFYKPSNATLLNRGHDIMLRWDDGGFLKINGTQYRLKQVHWHTPSEHTIDGKRFDMEGHLVHETNDGKNIAVIGILYEIGLFPDLFLTMIEKDLEALRLADQKAIGINYPNLIKIDEKRYYRYMGSLTVPPCTENVIWTIDGKVKTVTRKQIQLLRDVVHDGFEYNARPIQPLNGRPIKFNKPWSFA comes from the exons atgaatatgGCAACAATAACCAAAatgttgtttatttcttttgctTTCCTTTCAAGTGCATTTCTTGCAAGATCTGGAGAAGTTG ATGATGAGAGTGAGTTTAGTTACGTTGAAAACGCGGAGAATGGACCAGCTAACTGGAGCAATATTCATCCAAATTGGATCAAATGCAAAACTGGAAAAATGCAGTCTCCAATTGATTTTCCTAACAATAAGGTTGAAATTGTTTCCAATTTAGGAATACTTCAAAAATTCTACAAACCATCAAATGCCACTCTCTTGAACAGAGGCCATGATATAATG TTGAGATGGGATGATGGAGGATTTTTGAAGATAAATGGCACTCAATATCGACTTAAACAAGTTCATTGGCACACACCTTCTGAACATACTATCGATGGAAAAAG GTTTGATATGGAGGGTCATTTGGTACATGAAACGAATGATGGAAAGAATATTGCAGTCATTGGAATCCTTTACGAGATTGGATTATTTCCTGATCTCTTCCTAACTATG ATAGAGAAGGATTTAGAAGCTCTTAGACTTGCAGATCAAAAAGCCATTGGAATTAATTATCCAAATCtaataaaaatagatgaaaaaagaTATTACAGGTATATGGGCTCCTTAACAGTACCACCTTGCactgaaaatgttatttggACTATTGATGGAAAG gtTAAAACTGTAACCAGAAAACAAATTCAACTGCTCCGAGATGTTGTTCATGAT